A stretch of the Bordetella genomosp. 8 genome encodes the following:
- a CDS encoding LysR family transcriptional regulator: MNKLPDLEGWAIFAKVAETGSFAKAAAEFSLSQATISKTITRLETRMKTTLFHRTSRSMSLTDAGYAALERAARILEEGESVEAEVTEKSSSLHGKIRFTCPMSFGITHLAPMLPPFMQAHPDVGLEIEFNDKQVDLVSERFDLALRISNLVDSSLLARRLCSVRILLVGAPAYFKRAGRPAHPRDLARHTALQYMYARNGASWRFRHDEHGEFSQTLPVLLNVNNAEALTPALRAGLGLALQPEFLVWDDLRSGALETAMDDWQVDSIALHIVTPPGRRRPARVQALMDFLAERLNAQPWASHVQG; this comes from the coding sequence ATGAATAAGTTGCCAGACCTGGAAGGCTGGGCGATCTTCGCCAAGGTCGCCGAAACAGGTTCGTTCGCCAAGGCGGCGGCGGAGTTCTCGCTGTCGCAGGCCACGATTTCCAAGACCATCACGCGCCTGGAAACGCGCATGAAGACGACCTTGTTCCACCGCACCTCGCGCAGCATGTCGCTGACCGACGCGGGCTATGCGGCACTGGAACGTGCCGCGCGCATCCTGGAAGAAGGCGAATCGGTGGAAGCCGAGGTCACGGAGAAATCCAGCAGCCTGCACGGCAAGATCCGCTTCACCTGCCCCATGTCCTTCGGCATCACGCACCTGGCGCCCATGCTGCCGCCGTTCATGCAGGCGCATCCCGATGTCGGCCTGGAAATCGAGTTCAACGACAAGCAGGTGGATCTGGTTTCCGAGCGCTTCGACCTGGCGCTGCGTATCTCCAACCTGGTGGACTCCAGCCTGTTGGCGCGGCGCCTGTGTTCCGTGCGCATTTTGCTGGTGGGCGCGCCGGCATACTTCAAGCGCGCGGGGCGGCCCGCGCATCCGCGCGACCTGGCGCGCCACACCGCCTTGCAATACATGTACGCCCGCAACGGCGCCAGCTGGCGTTTCCGGCATGACGAGCACGGCGAATTCTCCCAGACGCTGCCCGTGCTCCTGAACGTGAACAACGCGGAGGCGCTCACGCCTGCGTTGCGCGCGGGCCTGGGACTGGCACTGCAACCGGAGTTCCTGGTGTGGGATGACCTGCGGTCCGGCGCACTGGAAACGGCCATGGACGACTGGCAGGTGGACAGCATCGCGCTGCACATCGTCACGCCTCCAGGGCGCAGGCGCCCCGCGCGCGTGCAGGCGCTCATGGATTTCCTTGCCGAACGGCTGAATGCGCAGCCCTGGGCGTCCCACGTGCAGGGCTAG
- the dnaN gene encoding DNA polymerase III subunit beta gives MQLVQTTRDALLKPLSTVAGIVERRHTLPILANILMRKEANKVSFIATDLEVQITTHADFGVGSDNESTTVAARKLLDILRALPDTGDVKMALASNKLSVQTGKSRFALQTLAASEFPTVAQPEQWDVSLTLTQKNLRHLLNMVYFAMAQQDIRYYLNGMLMVFEPGRVRAVATDGHRLAHCATDAEGITEKHEVIVPRKTVLEMQRLLEDSDQPVSVDVAPGQIRFRFGDVELVSKLVEGKFPDFTRVIPTNYTRHFVVSREALQGSLQRAAILTTDKFKGVRLQLAQNVMKISSSNAEQEEAQEELDIDYGHEPLDVGFNVSYLLDVLSNVKVDEIKWSVMPDQNASALITLPDDDNFKYVVMPMRI, from the coding sequence ATGCAACTCGTACAAACCACACGCGATGCATTGCTGAAACCGCTATCGACTGTGGCGGGCATCGTCGAAAGACGCCATACCCTGCCCATCCTGGCGAACATCCTGATGCGCAAAGAGGCCAACAAGGTGTCGTTCATCGCGACCGACCTCGAAGTGCAGATCACCACGCATGCGGATTTCGGCGTGGGTTCCGACAACGAATCGACCACCGTCGCCGCGCGCAAGCTGCTGGACATCCTGCGCGCCCTGCCGGATACCGGCGACGTCAAGATGGCGCTGGCCAGCAACAAGCTTTCCGTGCAGACGGGCAAGAGCCGTTTCGCGCTGCAGACGCTGGCGGCCAGCGAATTCCCCACCGTGGCCCAGCCCGAGCAATGGGACGTATCGCTGACGCTCACGCAGAAGAACCTGCGGCATCTGTTGAACATGGTGTATTTCGCCATGGCGCAGCAGGACATCCGTTATTACCTGAACGGCATGCTGATGGTGTTCGAACCGGGCCGCGTGCGCGCCGTGGCAACCGACGGCCACCGCCTGGCGCACTGCGCCACCGACGCCGAGGGCATCACCGAGAAGCATGAGGTCATCGTGCCGCGCAAGACGGTGCTGGAAATGCAGCGCCTGCTGGAAGATTCCGACCAGCCCGTGTCCGTGGACGTGGCGCCCGGCCAGATCCGTTTCCGCTTCGGCGACGTCGAGCTGGTCTCCAAGCTGGTGGAAGGCAAGTTCCCCGACTTCACGCGCGTGATCCCGACCAACTACACGCGCCATTTCGTCGTCAGCCGCGAAGCCCTGCAGGGCAGCCTGCAGCGCGCCGCGATCCTGACCACCGACAAGTTCAAGGGTGTGCGCCTGCAACTGGCGCAGAACGTGATGAAGATTTCTTCTTCCAACGCCGAGCAGGAAGAGGCGCAGGAAGAACTCGATATCGATTACGGCCATGAGCCGCTCGACGTCGGCTTCAACGTGAGCTATCTGCTGGACGTCCTTAGCAACGTCAAGGTGGACGAAATCAAATGGTCGGTGATGCCGGACCAGAACGCGTCCGCCCTGATCACCCTACCCGATGACGACAACTTCAAGTACGTCGTGATGCCGATGCGCATCTGA
- a CDS encoding MerR family transcriptional regulator, with product MRSVDASLNASEAARRLGVSIKALRLYEQHGLMKPGRTAPGYRAYRPDDMARATRIVALRTVGLSLAQVARVLDGDSESLKTALAAHEKALDDDIHALVHKLDKLRRVLAGLARGRMPSDGELTGLLDRSPNIETAFALPWPWGGEWFEVRDVRPLNYIIGSLGSGKTILARRLAETLPSASFLGLDRLENGCAAAKTLLANNHALDSRVTQVLAWLVEEGATGSDALIALLVALEADGPAVLVVDMVEQNLDQSSQQALMSYLRQRAKVPGGRSLFLMTRSSAILDLAAVGPDEAILLCPANHSPPSRVAPYPGAPGYEAVATCLAPPEVRERIAKRPGG from the coding sequence ATGCGCTCTGTTGACGCGTCACTCAACGCTTCGGAAGCAGCCAGACGGCTCGGGGTATCGATCAAGGCGCTGCGCCTATACGAGCAACATGGCCTGATGAAACCTGGCCGCACGGCGCCGGGATACCGTGCATATCGCCCTGACGATATGGCTCGGGCAACGAGGATCGTTGCCCTCCGCACGGTGGGACTCAGCCTGGCCCAGGTTGCGCGCGTATTGGATGGCGACTCGGAAAGCCTCAAGACCGCGCTAGCCGCCCACGAAAAGGCACTCGACGACGACATTCATGCGCTCGTTCATAAATTGGACAAGCTTCGACGTGTGCTTGCCGGCCTCGCTCGCGGAAGGATGCCGTCCGATGGCGAACTGACGGGACTGCTAGATCGATCGCCGAACATCGAGACGGCGTTCGCGCTCCCCTGGCCTTGGGGCGGCGAGTGGTTCGAAGTTCGCGATGTTCGTCCTTTGAACTACATCATCGGCTCGCTAGGCAGCGGGAAGACCATACTGGCCCGTCGTCTCGCCGAGACGCTGCCAAGCGCGAGTTTCCTTGGCCTGGATCGGCTCGAAAATGGATGCGCCGCGGCGAAGACACTGCTGGCAAACAACCATGCGCTCGATTCGCGCGTCACCCAGGTGCTGGCATGGCTCGTGGAAGAAGGGGCAACAGGATCCGACGCGCTGATCGCATTGCTCGTCGCGCTGGAAGCGGACGGCCCCGCGGTCCTGGTGGTGGATATGGTCGAGCAGAACCTGGACCAGTCCTCACAGCAAGCCTTGATGTCCTACCTTCGTCAGCGTGCGAAGGTCCCAGGGGGACGCTCACTGTTCCTGATGACGCGCTCTTCAGCCATCCTCGATCTCGCGGCGGTCGGACCTGACGAGGCCATCCTGCTTTGCCCCGCGAATCACAGCCCCCCAAGTCGCGTAGCGCCTTACCCCGGCGCGCCGGGCTACGAAGCCGTTGCGACATGCCTGGCACCGCCCGAGGTACGCGAGCGGATAGCGAAACGCCCCGGCGGCTGA
- a CDS encoding FAS1-like dehydratase domain-containing protein, with protein MPDDHAPLEDWLDKTETVQDLITPFPLAALAATLGRDDPRGVVPPLWHWLYFLPITPMDDVGPDGHAKRGGFLPPVPLPRRMWAGGRLTFRAPLRVGERATRESTITHIEDKTGRSGRLVFVTVQHRYSVDDEIRIDEEHDIVYRDASPAAGGSAGAAMRPAGSQTAAAPDGEAWFRTLRPDPVLLFRYSALTFNSHRIHYDHPYVTGEEGYPGLIVHGPLIATLLVDLLHRELPDAKLRSFAFRAMRPCFADNALTVCGRPQGKGEVGLWTKDHEGKLGMQATATID; from the coding sequence ATGCCCGACGATCATGCACCGCTTGAAGACTGGCTGGACAAGACCGAGACGGTCCAGGATCTGATCACGCCTTTCCCCTTGGCCGCGCTGGCCGCGACGCTGGGACGGGACGATCCCCGCGGCGTGGTGCCACCCTTGTGGCATTGGCTGTACTTCCTGCCGATTACGCCCATGGATGACGTCGGGCCCGATGGGCATGCGAAGCGTGGCGGCTTCCTGCCGCCGGTGCCCCTGCCGCGGCGGATGTGGGCGGGCGGCCGATTGACCTTCCGGGCGCCGCTGCGCGTGGGCGAGCGCGCGACACGTGAGTCCACGATCACGCACATCGAGGACAAGACGGGGCGCAGCGGCCGGTTGGTCTTCGTGACCGTGCAGCATCGTTATTCGGTGGACGATGAAATCCGTATCGATGAAGAACACGACATCGTCTATCGCGATGCGTCGCCTGCGGCCGGCGGGTCCGCCGGCGCGGCAATGCGCCCGGCCGGCAGCCAGACCGCCGCCGCGCCGGATGGCGAAGCGTGGTTTCGGACCTTGCGACCGGACCCTGTGCTGTTGTTCCGCTACTCCGCGTTGACCTTCAACAGCCACCGCATCCATTACGATCATCCGTATGTCACGGGTGAGGAAGGCTACCCCGGCCTGATCGTGCATGGTCCCTTGATCGCCACGCTGCTGGTCGACCTGCTGCATCGGGAGCTGCCGGACGCGAAGCTGCGCAGCTTCGCGTTCCGCGCCATGCGGCCGTGCTTCGCGGACAACGCCTTGACCGTATGCGGCAGGCCGCAGGGCAAGGGCGAAGTCGGCCTGTGGACCAAGGACCACGAAGGCAAGCTCGGCATGCAGGCTACCGCCACGATAGATTGA
- a CDS encoding DUF4148 domain-containing protein produces the protein MNAKTIVSAFVLSFAAIGAAQAATPRGDSDNTPFQGVYGQQASSASRDQVVAQLEQARAAGLTANADNDNAPFTAQADTPSIPAAVAQSGDSNTDLAFGDIDNQPFEG, from the coding sequence ATGAATGCCAAGACCATCGTTTCCGCTTTTGTTCTTTCCTTTGCCGCCATCGGCGCCGCGCAAGCCGCGACCCCCCGTGGCGATTCGGACAACACGCCGTTCCAGGGCGTCTACGGCCAGCAAGCCAGCAGCGCGAGCCGCGACCAGGTCGTCGCGCAACTGGAACAAGCGCGCGCCGCCGGCCTGACCGCCAACGCCGACAACGACAACGCGCCTTTCACCGCGCAAGCTGACACGCCGTCGATCCCGGCCGCGGTTGCGCAAAGCGGCGACTCGAATACCGACCTCGCCTTCGGCGACATCGACAACCAGCCCTTCGAAGGCTGA
- a CDS encoding hydrolase, which yields MSNKYLEVLTPQNSQIIFIDQQPQMAFGVQSIDRQTLKNNVVGLAKAARTFNIPATITTVETDGFSGNTYPELLAVFPENKILERTSMNSWDDQNVRDALAANGRKKIVVAGLWTEVCNTTFALCAMLEGDYEIYMVADASGGTSMDAHKYAMDRMVQAGVVPVTWQQVMLEWQRDWARQETYDAVTSIAKEHSGAYGMGIDYAVTHVHKLAERVQHGERIGPNPAK from the coding sequence ATGTCGAACAAATACCTCGAAGTCCTGACCCCGCAGAACAGCCAGATCATCTTCATCGACCAGCAACCGCAGATGGCCTTCGGCGTGCAGTCGATCGATCGCCAGACACTGAAGAACAACGTGGTGGGCCTGGCGAAGGCGGCGCGCACGTTCAATATTCCGGCCACCATCACGACGGTGGAGACCGATGGTTTTTCAGGGAACACCTATCCTGAACTGCTGGCGGTGTTTCCGGAGAACAAGATCCTGGAACGCACGTCGATGAACTCCTGGGACGACCAGAACGTGCGTGACGCGCTGGCCGCCAACGGCCGCAAGAAGATCGTCGTCGCGGGCCTGTGGACCGAGGTGTGCAACACGACTTTCGCGCTGTGCGCCATGCTGGAAGGCGACTACGAAATCTACATGGTGGCCGATGCTTCGGGCGGCACGTCGATGGATGCCCACAAGTACGCGATGGACCGCATGGTGCAGGCTGGCGTCGTGCCCGTGACCTGGCAGCAGGTGATGCTGGAATGGCAGCGCGATTGGGCGCGCCAGGAAACCTATGACGCCGTGACCTCCATCGCGAAGGAACATTCGGGCGCCTATGGCATGGGCATCGACTACGCGGTGACGCACGTTCACAAGCTGGCCGAGCGGGTCCAGCATGGCGAGCGTATCGGCCCCAATCCCGCCAAGTGA
- a CDS encoding pirin family protein — translation MIERRALANLDPAARGKPGAGYGLAPAGTRSRARPGWGVLRGWRDETIAPGAGYPAVMHADVEIITCVREGVLTHEDDLGNRDRARAGDVQVMSAGSGLTYAEFNMEREPARVQQIWIEPDRRGALPSWGRKSFGSGTDTGRFVTLASGMEGDRDALPIRSGVRVVALALKAGEAAEYRFSPGGRQGFLVASRGRLQVNELAIEPGTGAAIRGESSVRIVSPDGADALLVDMPA, via the coding sequence ATGATCGAACGCCGAGCCCTTGCCAACCTGGATCCCGCGGCACGTGGGAAGCCCGGCGCGGGATATGGGTTGGCGCCGGCGGGGACTCGGTCCCGCGCCCGGCCGGGCTGGGGCGTGCTGCGCGGCTGGCGCGACGAGACGATCGCGCCGGGCGCGGGCTATCCCGCCGTCATGCACGCGGATGTGGAGATCATTACCTGCGTCCGCGAAGGCGTCCTGACGCACGAGGACGATCTTGGCAACCGCGACCGCGCCCGCGCCGGCGATGTACAGGTGATGAGCGCGGGCAGCGGCCTGACGTACGCCGAGTTCAACATGGAGCGCGAGCCGGCTCGGGTGCAGCAGATCTGGATCGAGCCGGATCGCCGGGGGGCCTTGCCCAGTTGGGGCAGGAAGTCCTTCGGATCCGGCACGGACACGGGGCGTTTCGTGACACTTGCCAGCGGCATGGAGGGCGACCGCGACGCCTTGCCGATACGCAGCGGCGTGCGCGTGGTCGCGCTCGCCTTGAAGGCCGGAGAGGCGGCGGAGTACCGATTTTCGCCGGGCGGGCGGCAGGGCTTCCTGGTGGCGTCCCGCGGGCGCTTGCAGGTCAACGAGTTGGCGATCGAACCCGGGACGGGCGCCGCCATCCGGGGCGAGTCCAGCGTGCGCATCGTATCCCCGGATGGCGCCGACGCCCTGTTGGTGGACATGCCCGCCTGA
- a CDS encoding SDR family NAD(P)-dependent oxidoreductase, whose protein sequence is MATIPSLYELAGPAPAPPSGQRLQGRICLVVGGTSGIGRAAALRMAGEGATAVIVTGRRALLGQDLAEEIGRAGAEALFIAADATVEAELAAAIAQVIQRFGRLDAVFNNAGYQERRAPLAEQTDDVYSRVFDTNVRGVFNAMRYEIPALLASGGGSIVNNTSVSGIRNPNPGLSLYGASKAAANALTRAAAMEYAPQGIRINGVAPGRVVTDMMLGSGIADMNAVKAGLPLRRMGHPEEVAAAVVWLMSAEAAYVVGHILAADGGFLAS, encoded by the coding sequence ATGGCGACGATTCCATCCTTGTACGAGCTCGCGGGGCCGGCTCCGGCTCCGCCATCCGGCCAGCGCCTGCAGGGCCGGATTTGCCTGGTCGTGGGGGGCACCAGCGGCATCGGGCGCGCTGCGGCCCTGCGCATGGCGGGCGAAGGCGCCACGGCGGTGATCGTGACGGGGCGGCGCGCGTTGCTCGGGCAGGATCTGGCCGAGGAAATCGGCCGCGCGGGAGCGGAAGCGCTGTTCATCGCGGCCGATGCGACGGTGGAGGCGGAACTCGCCGCCGCGATAGCGCAGGTGATACAGCGCTTCGGGCGCCTGGATGCGGTGTTCAACAATGCCGGCTATCAGGAACGGCGCGCGCCGTTGGCCGAGCAGACCGACGACGTCTACAGCCGGGTGTTCGACACGAACGTCCGCGGCGTCTTCAATGCCATGCGCTATGAGATCCCGGCGCTGCTGGCCTCGGGCGGAGGCAGCATCGTCAACAACACGAGCGTCAGCGGGATACGCAACCCCAATCCCGGCCTGTCGCTCTACGGCGCCTCCAAGGCCGCCGCGAACGCACTGACGCGCGCGGCGGCGATGGAGTATGCGCCGCAGGGTATACGCATCAACGGCGTGGCGCCCGGTCGCGTGGTGACGGACATGATGCTCGGGTCCGGCATTGCCGATATGAATGCCGTGAAGGCCGGGCTGCCATTGCGACGCATGGGCCATCCGGAAGAAGTCGCCGCCGCCGTGGTGTGGCTCATGTCGGCGGAGGCGGCTTATGTGGTTGGCCATATCCTGGCCGCGGATGGGGGATTCCTGGCCAGCTAG
- the gyrB gene encoding DNA topoisomerase (ATP-hydrolyzing) subunit B has translation MSDTPNTNPENTGYGADSIKMLKGLEAVRKRPGMYIGDTSDGTGLHHMVFEVVDNAIDEALAGYCDDIIVTIHTDNSISVSDNGRGIPTDIHKDDEFGRSAAEIVMTELHAGGKFDQNSYKVSGGLHGVGVSCVNALSEWLRLTIRRNGEVHEMEFRQGQRVNPLAVTGKTEKRGTEVRFLADPLIFNHIEYHYDILSKRLRELSFLNNGVKIRLIDQRQGKEENFAFSGGVKGFVEYINRSKTVLHPNVFSVSAESSAGGVPVTVDVAMQWNDSYSESVLCFTNNIPQRDGGTHMTGLRAAMTRVINKYIADNEMAKKAKVETSGDDMREGLTCVLSVKVPEPKFSSQTKDKLVSSEVRPAVEDAVARTLESWLLEHPADAKALCAKIVEAARAREAARKAREMTRRKSVLEGAGLPGKLADCQEKDPALCELYIVEGDSAGGSAKQGRDRKFQAVLPLRGKVLNVEKARFDRLIASEQIATLITALGTSIGPDFNVDKLRYHRLIIMTDADVDGAHIRTLLLTLLYRQMPELVARGYVYIAQPPLYKVKVGRDERYLKDDAEEAVFMLQLALKEAVLIPAEGAEPITGDALAALARQYTLADAVIARASRMIDEAALSAMAEGVEINLDTAEAAAASAERLEKALFDPLHPHAVKAYAEVDPATEKQRVVVQRMRHGNARISLIDATFIEGADYGVLSTAARTFLGLIGTGAVIARGEGEKRKEAPVSDFREAMRWLRNEAERSVSKQRYKGLGEMNPEQLWETTMDPKVRRLLRVQIEDAIAADEVFTTLMGDEVEPRRAFIETHALTASNIDI, from the coding sequence ATGTCCGACACTCCGAATACCAATCCCGAGAATACCGGCTATGGCGCCGATTCGATCAAGATGCTCAAGGGGCTGGAGGCCGTGCGCAAGCGCCCCGGCATGTACATCGGCGATACATCCGATGGCACGGGCCTGCATCACATGGTGTTCGAAGTGGTCGACAACGCCATCGACGAAGCGCTGGCGGGCTATTGCGACGACATCATCGTCACCATCCACACGGACAACTCCATTTCGGTATCGGATAACGGCCGCGGTATACCCACCGATATCCACAAGGACGACGAATTCGGCCGCAGCGCGGCGGAAATCGTCATGACCGAACTGCATGCGGGCGGCAAGTTCGACCAGAACTCGTACAAGGTGTCCGGCGGCCTGCACGGCGTGGGCGTGTCCTGCGTGAACGCGCTGTCCGAATGGCTGCGGCTGACCATCCGCCGCAACGGCGAAGTGCACGAAATGGAGTTCCGCCAGGGCCAGCGCGTGAACCCGCTGGCCGTGACCGGCAAGACCGAAAAGCGCGGCACCGAGGTGCGCTTCCTGGCCGACCCGCTGATCTTCAATCACATCGAATACCACTACGACATCCTGTCCAAGCGCCTGCGCGAGCTGTCGTTCCTGAACAATGGCGTGAAGATCCGCCTGATCGACCAGCGCCAGGGCAAGGAAGAAAACTTCGCCTTCTCCGGCGGGGTGAAGGGTTTCGTCGAATACATCAATCGCAGCAAGACGGTGCTGCATCCGAACGTGTTTTCGGTCAGCGCGGAATCCAGCGCGGGTGGCGTGCCGGTGACGGTGGACGTCGCCATGCAGTGGAACGACAGCTATTCGGAAAGCGTGCTGTGCTTCACCAATAACATCCCGCAGCGCGACGGCGGTACCCACATGACGGGCCTGCGCGCGGCGATGACGCGCGTCATCAACAAGTACATCGCCGACAACGAAATGGCCAAGAAGGCCAAGGTCGAAACGTCCGGCGACGATATGCGCGAAGGCCTGACCTGCGTGCTGTCGGTCAAGGTGCCCGAGCCCAAGTTCAGCAGCCAGACCAAGGACAAGCTGGTTTCCAGCGAAGTGCGCCCGGCGGTGGAAGACGCCGTGGCCCGCACGCTGGAAAGCTGGCTGCTGGAACATCCGGCCGACGCCAAGGCGCTGTGCGCCAAGATCGTCGAAGCCGCCCGCGCCCGTGAAGCCGCGCGCAAGGCGCGCGAGATGACGCGCCGCAAGAGCGTGCTGGAAGGCGCCGGCCTGCCCGGCAAGCTGGCGGACTGCCAGGAAAAGGATCCGGCGCTGTGCGAGCTGTACATCGTGGAAGGGGACTCGGCCGGCGGCTCCGCCAAGCAGGGCCGCGACCGCAAGTTCCAGGCCGTGCTGCCGCTGCGCGGCAAGGTGCTGAACGTCGAGAAGGCGCGCTTCGACCGCCTGATCGCCAGCGAACAGATCGCCACCCTGATCACCGCGCTGGGCACCAGCATCGGCCCTGATTTCAACGTCGACAAGCTGCGCTATCACCGCCTGATCATCATGACCGACGCCGACGTCGACGGCGCGCACATCCGCACGCTGTTGCTGACGCTGCTGTACCGCCAGATGCCGGAACTGGTGGCGCGCGGCTACGTCTACATCGCGCAGCCGCCGCTGTACAAGGTCAAGGTCGGCCGCGACGAACGCTATCTGAAGGACGACGCGGAAGAAGCGGTCTTCATGCTGCAGCTGGCCCTGAAGGAAGCCGTGCTGATCCCGGCCGAAGGCGCCGAGCCCATCACGGGCGATGCGCTGGCCGCGCTGGCGCGACAGTACACGCTGGCCGACGCCGTGATCGCGCGGGCCTCACGCATGATCGACGAAGCCGCGCTGTCGGCCATGGCCGAAGGCGTGGAGATCAACCTCGATACGGCGGAAGCCGCCGCCGCCTCGGCCGAACGGCTGGAAAAGGCGCTGTTCGATCCGCTGCATCCGCATGCGGTGAAGGCCTACGCCGAAGTGGATCCCGCCACCGAGAAGCAGCGCGTGGTGGTGCAGCGCATGCGCCATGGCAATGCCCGCATCAGCCTGATCGACGCCACCTTCATCGAAGGCGCCGACTACGGCGTGCTGTCGACGGCGGCCCGGACCTTCCTGGGCCTGATCGGCACGGGCGCGGTGATCGCGCGCGGCGAAGGTGAGAAGCGCAAGGAAGCCCCGGTTTCCGACTTCCGCGAAGCCATGCGCTGGCTGCGCAATGAAGCCGAACGCAGCGTCTCCAAGCAGCGCTACAAGGGCCTGGGCGAAATGAACCCCGAGCAGCTGTGGGAAACCACCATGGACCCCAAGGTGCGGCGCCTGCTGCGCGTGCAGATCGAGGACGCCATCGCGGCGGACGAAGTCTTCACGACCCTGATGGGCGACGAAGTCGAACCGCGCCGCGCGTTCATCGAGACGCACGCGTTGACGGCGAGCAATATCGATATCTGA
- the dnaA gene encoding chromosomal replication initiator protein DnaA, whose amino-acid sequence MKEFWQTCVSRLEQELPPQQISAWIRPLVPLSYDEAQAVLRISAPNRFKLDWVRKNFAHQIESLAAEWFERPVQVQFELPAGAAAPRMPVAPRPGAPGAGMTGTVAANGAGAPMAAPGSGAAAPGHAASGPAADMLAPSGMSVPPATTAAAAAAVAAAVNADAANVVYERSRLNTDLTFENFVTGKANQLARAAALQVAENPGISYNPLFLYGGVGLGKTHLIHAIGNAMVAAGTGVRVRYVHADQYVSDVVKAYQRKAFDDFKRYYHSLDLLLIDDIQFFSGKNRTQEEFFYAFEAMVAQRKQIIITSDTYPKELAGIDSRLISRFDSGLTVAIEPPELEMRVAILLRKAESEGVPMPEEVAFFIAKHLRSNVRELEGALRKVLAYARFHGRDVVTVDVCKDALKDLLSVSNGQITVENIQKTVADFYKIKVADMYSKRRPANIALPRQVAMYLAKELTQKSLPEIGDLFGGRDHTTVLHAVRKISDARGKLAELNHTLHVLEQTLKG is encoded by the coding sequence ATGAAAGAATTCTGGCAGACCTGCGTCAGTCGTCTTGAGCAGGAGCTCCCCCCTCAGCAGATCAGTGCGTGGATTCGTCCGCTGGTGCCTCTCTCGTACGACGAGGCACAGGCGGTGCTGCGCATTTCCGCGCCCAATCGCTTCAAGCTCGACTGGGTGCGCAAGAACTTTGCCCACCAGATAGAGTCCCTGGCCGCCGAGTGGTTCGAACGGCCGGTGCAAGTCCAGTTCGAGCTGCCGGCTGGCGCCGCGGCGCCGCGCATGCCCGTCGCGCCGCGGCCGGGCGCGCCTGGCGCCGGCATGACCGGCACGGTGGCCGCCAACGGCGCCGGCGCACCCATGGCCGCGCCAGGTTCGGGCGCGGCGGCCCCGGGCCATGCCGCATCGGGTCCCGCCGCCGACATGCTGGCGCCGTCCGGCATGTCGGTGCCCCCGGCGACTACCGCTGCCGCCGCTGCCGCGGTGGCCGCGGCCGTCAACGCGGATGCCGCCAATGTCGTCTACGAACGCTCCCGGCTGAACACCGACCTGACGTTCGAAAACTTCGTCACCGGCAAGGCCAACCAGCTGGCGCGGGCGGCCGCGCTGCAGGTCGCGGAAAACCCCGGCATTTCGTACAACCCGCTGTTCCTTTATGGCGGGGTGGGCCTGGGCAAGACGCACCTGATACACGCCATCGGCAACGCCATGGTCGCGGCCGGCACCGGCGTGCGCGTGCGCTACGTGCACGCCGACCAGTACGTCTCGGACGTGGTCAAGGCCTACCAGCGCAAGGCGTTCGACGACTTCAAGCGCTACTACCATTCGCTGGACCTGCTGCTGATCGACGATATCCAGTTCTTCTCCGGCAAGAACCGCACGCAGGAAGAATTCTTCTACGCGTTCGAGGCGATGGTCGCGCAGCGCAAGCAGATCATCATCACCAGCGATACCTATCCCAAGGAACTGGCCGGCATCGACAGCCGGCTGATCTCCCGGTTCGATTCCGGCCTGACCGTGGCCATCGAGCCGCCCGAGCTGGAAATGCGCGTGGCCATCCTGCTGCGCAAGGCGGAATCGGAAGGCGTGCCCATGCCGGAAGAAGTCGCCTTCTTCATCGCCAAGCATCTGCGCAGCAATGTGCGCGAGCTGGAAGGCGCCCTGCGCAAGGTGCTGGCATATGCGCGCTTCCATGGCCGCGACGTCGTCACCGTGGACGTCTGCAAGGACGCCTTGAAGGATCTGCTGTCGGTGTCGAACGGGCAGATCACGGTGGAAAACATCCAGAAGACGGTGGCCGATTTCTACAAGATCAAGGTCGCCGACATGTATTCGAAACGGCGTCCCGCCAATATCGCCCTGCCTCGCCAAGTGGCCATGTACCTGGCCAAGGAGCTCACCCAAAAAAGCCTGCCTGAAATCGGCGATCTGTTCGGTGGCCGCGACCACACCACCGTACTTCATGCGGTTCGCAAGATTTCAGACGCGCGCGGCAAGCTCGCCGAGCTCAACCATACCCTGCACGTGTTGGAACAAACTCTAAAAGGATGA